A genomic stretch from Microbacterium proteolyticum includes:
- a CDS encoding aldehyde dehydrogenase family protein codes for MTFFDPQTWDGRYFDGSWVSTPDTAAVVSPSTGETIGRVAAATAADLDRTVDAARRAQTAWAAAPAEERAAAMRRAAAIIEENTETLARWLSDEAGSAQGKAHFEASLVANEFHLAAATAMMPYGQLLRSARPRLSLSRRRPVGVVGVISPFNFPGILSARSIAPALALGNAVVLKPDPRTSVSGGLFFAAVLEAAGVPAGVFSVLPGGVEVGSALVEHPAVPIISFTGSTEAGRIIGARAGQLLKRAHLELGGNNALVVLGDVDVSAAASAGAWGSFLHQGQICMTTGRHLVHDSIYDEYVEVLSAKASALPAGDPSTGVPLGPIIDERQRDKIAAIVSETVDAGARVTAGGGYDRLFFEATVLADVTPEHAAFQKEIFGPVAPVTRFGSVDELVELVNASDYGLSLGILAKDAFRAYELADRLPSGILHINDQTVDDESQAPFGGVGASGTGARFGGHEANIEAFTETQWVTMQADVATYPF; via the coding sequence ATGACGTTCTTCGACCCGCAGACCTGGGATGGCCGCTACTTCGACGGATCGTGGGTGAGCACGCCCGACACCGCCGCGGTGGTCTCGCCCTCGACCGGCGAGACGATCGGCCGGGTGGCCGCAGCCACCGCCGCTGACCTCGACCGCACGGTGGACGCCGCGCGCCGCGCGCAGACCGCGTGGGCCGCCGCCCCCGCCGAGGAGCGCGCCGCCGCCATGCGTCGCGCCGCGGCGATCATCGAGGAGAACACCGAGACCCTCGCCCGCTGGCTCAGCGACGAGGCCGGTTCCGCGCAGGGCAAGGCCCACTTCGAGGCCAGCCTCGTCGCGAACGAGTTCCACCTCGCCGCAGCCACCGCGATGATGCCGTACGGCCAGCTGCTGCGCTCGGCCCGTCCGCGCCTGAGCCTCAGCCGTCGCCGCCCCGTCGGCGTGGTCGGCGTCATCTCGCCGTTCAACTTCCCCGGCATCCTGTCGGCGCGCTCGATCGCCCCGGCTCTCGCCCTCGGCAACGCCGTCGTGCTCAAGCCCGACCCGCGCACGAGCGTCAGCGGCGGCCTGTTCTTCGCCGCCGTGCTCGAGGCGGCCGGTGTTCCCGCCGGGGTGTTCTCGGTGCTGCCGGGCGGCGTCGAGGTGGGATCGGCACTCGTCGAGCACCCCGCGGTGCCGATCATCTCGTTCACCGGGTCGACCGAGGCGGGGCGCATCATCGGTGCCCGCGCGGGACAGCTGCTCAAGCGCGCGCACCTCGAGCTCGGCGGCAACAATGCCCTCGTCGTGCTCGGCGACGTCGATGTATCGGCGGCGGCATCCGCCGGCGCGTGGGGATCGTTCCTGCACCAGGGCCAGATCTGCATGACCACCGGGCGTCACCTCGTGCACGACAGCATCTACGACGAGTACGTCGAGGTCCTCAGCGCGAAGGCGTCCGCCCTGCCCGCGGGCGACCCCTCCACGGGGGTACCGCTCGGACCGATCATCGACGAGCGCCAGCGCGACAAGATCGCCGCGATCGTGAGCGAGACGGTCGATGCCGGCGCGCGGGTCACCGCGGGCGGCGGCTACGACCGGCTGTTCTTCGAGGCCACCGTCCTCGCCGACGTCACCCCCGAGCACGCCGCGTTCCAGAAGGAGATCTTCGGCCCCGTCGCCCCGGTCACGCGCTTCGGCTCCGTCGACGAACTCGTCGAGCTCGTCAACGCGAGCGACTACGGCCTCTCCCTCGGCATCCTGGCGAAGGACGCGTTCCGCGCCTACGAGCTCGCGGATCGCCTCCCCAGCGGCATCCTGCACATCAACGACCAGACCGTCGACGACGAGTCGCAGGCTCCGTTCGGCGGCGTCGGCGCCTCGGGCACGGGCGCCCGGTTCGGCGGGCACGAGGCCAACATCGAGGCGTTCACCGAGACCCAGTGGGTCACGATGCAGGCCGACGTCGCGACCTACCCGTTCTGA
- the mdlC gene encoding benzoylformate decarboxylase, whose translation MSTPDVAQAFYEVLRARGVTRIFGNPGSNELTMLKHLPDDIDYVLALQEGAAVAMADGYAQASGSLGVVNLHSSSGTGNAMGNLTNSAAAHAPVLVLAGQQSRRYVPLNAMLTNVDATRLADPLVKFSAEPLRPEDVPAAVSQAALLALSAPTGPTSVSVPLDDWARPADERVAAGLASRSVAAAPVLADAHLDEIAAQLDAASSPVLVLGPGVDTDAGWAATRALSERRGLPVWVAPSPSRAPFATRHPHFRGILPTGLGAVADVLADHDLVVTLGAAVFRYHQFVEGAPLAPGTRLVGVTSDPGEAARAAAGAIFVGDPVDAAARLASRVRQGESPAGAAFAPDAAPPATDGRYSAPAILDAVDRAKPDDAVIVLEWTSADALWARLTFDRAQSYYFPANGGLGWGLPAAIGVQLADPGRPVIALIGDGAMQYTPAALWTAARYGIPVTFVIAQNQEYGALQRFSRIMDVPDGGYLDIDGLDPCAIARGYGIDAHHLDDLDQLEDFVAAASAAPGPRLAVVPQLSQR comes from the coding sequence ATGTCCACTCCCGACGTCGCCCAGGCGTTCTACGAGGTGCTGCGCGCACGCGGTGTGACCCGGATCTTCGGCAACCCCGGCTCCAACGAGCTGACGATGCTGAAGCACCTGCCCGACGACATCGACTACGTCCTCGCCCTCCAGGAGGGCGCGGCGGTGGCGATGGCCGACGGCTACGCGCAGGCGTCGGGGTCGCTGGGTGTGGTCAACCTGCACTCCTCGTCGGGCACGGGCAACGCGATGGGCAACCTCACCAACAGCGCCGCCGCGCACGCTCCCGTGCTCGTGCTCGCGGGGCAGCAGAGCCGCCGCTACGTGCCGCTGAACGCGATGCTGACGAACGTGGATGCCACGCGCCTGGCGGATCCGCTCGTGAAGTTCTCGGCCGAGCCGCTGCGGCCGGAGGACGTGCCCGCGGCGGTGTCGCAGGCGGCGCTGCTGGCGCTGTCGGCGCCGACCGGACCCACCTCCGTCTCCGTCCCGCTCGACGACTGGGCGCGCCCCGCCGACGAGCGCGTCGCCGCCGGACTCGCGTCGCGGTCGGTGGCGGCGGCCCCGGTGCTCGCCGACGCGCACCTCGACGAGATCGCGGCCCAGCTCGACGCCGCGTCGTCACCGGTGCTGGTGCTCGGACCGGGCGTCGACACGGATGCCGGATGGGCGGCCACGCGCGCACTCAGCGAGCGCCGCGGCCTGCCGGTGTGGGTCGCGCCGAGTCCGTCTCGCGCACCGTTCGCCACGCGGCATCCCCACTTCCGCGGCATCCTGCCGACCGGGCTCGGGGCGGTGGCCGACGTGCTCGCCGACCACGACCTCGTCGTGACCCTCGGCGCCGCGGTGTTCCGGTACCACCAGTTCGTGGAGGGGGCTCCCCTCGCCCCCGGCACACGGTTGGTGGGTGTCACCTCCGACCCCGGCGAGGCGGCGCGGGCCGCCGCGGGCGCGATCTTCGTCGGCGACCCCGTCGACGCCGCGGCGCGACTGGCATCCCGCGTCCGACAGGGCGAGTCGCCCGCGGGCGCCGCCTTCGCCCCGGATGCCGCTCCTCCGGCGACGGACGGACGGTACTCGGCGCCGGCGATCCTCGACGCGGTCGACCGCGCGAAGCCCGACGACGCCGTGATCGTGCTCGAGTGGACCTCGGCGGATGCCCTGTGGGCGCGCCTGACGTTCGATCGCGCGCAGTCGTACTACTTCCCCGCGAACGGCGGTCTCGGCTGGGGACTGCCCGCCGCGATCGGCGTGCAGCTCGCCGACCCGGGCCGCCCGGTGATCGCGCTCATCGGCGACGGGGCGATGCAGTACACGCCGGCGGCGCTGTGGACGGCGGCGCGCTACGGCATCCCCGTCACCTTCGTGATCGCGCAGAACCAGGAGTACGGGGCGCTCCAGCGCTTCTCGCGCATCATGGACGTCCCCGACGGCGGGTACCTCGACATCGACGGCCTCGACCCGTGCGCGATCGCGCGCGGCTACGGCATCGACGCCCATCATCTCGACGACCTCGACCAGCTCGAGGACTTCGTCGCCGCGGCCTCGGCCGCTCCCGGCCCACGGCTCGCCGTGGTCCCGCAACTGTCCCAACGCTGA
- a CDS encoding MFS transporter: MSAESSRRSGGFTPTGTISTAADRRRVVFATVVGTTVEWYDFFLYSTAAGLVFGQLFFAPAGPGFAQILSFLTVGLSFLFRPLGAFLAGHLGDKYGRRIVLMLTLILMGASTTLIGVLPTYDVIGIAAPILLILLRILQGISAGGEWGGAVLMAVEHAPKTKRSLFGASPQLGVPLGLLLASGILALMALIAPGDAFLAWGWRVPFLLSFVLILVGHYVRKKVEESPVFVELSERKEKTQAPIVQLFRKHAVLVIIAALVFAGNNAVGYMTTGGYIQRYATNPNGPVGLATADVLGAVTLSAVSWLVFTAIGGWIGDKIGRRNTYFVGWAAQLVGVLLLFPLVNTGSVGMLALGLVVLTVGLGLTYGPQAALYAELFPASIRFSGVSISYAIGAILGGAFAPTIAQALVDATGGTNAVTVYLAGMTVIGFLATLLLRDRSGIPLGPDHEAEQSVSPVRGLQRA, translated from the coding sequence ATGTCCGCTGAATCCTCACGCCGCTCGGGTGGTTTCACCCCGACCGGCACCATCTCGACCGCGGCGGACCGTCGCCGTGTCGTCTTCGCCACGGTCGTCGGCACGACCGTGGAGTGGTACGACTTCTTCCTCTACTCCACCGCCGCGGGCCTGGTGTTCGGCCAGCTGTTCTTCGCCCCGGCCGGGCCCGGGTTCGCGCAGATCCTGTCGTTCCTCACCGTGGGGCTGAGCTTCCTGTTCCGCCCGCTCGGCGCGTTCCTCGCCGGTCACCTCGGCGACAAGTACGGCCGTCGCATCGTCCTCATGCTGACGCTGATCCTGATGGGCGCGTCCACGACGCTCATCGGCGTGCTGCCGACGTACGACGTCATCGGCATCGCCGCCCCCATCCTGCTGATCCTGCTGCGCATCCTGCAGGGGATCTCGGCCGGCGGCGAGTGGGGTGGCGCGGTGCTCATGGCGGTCGAGCACGCCCCCAAGACCAAGCGCAGCCTCTTCGGCGCCTCCCCGCAGCTCGGCGTGCCGCTCGGTCTGCTGCTGGCCAGCGGCATCCTCGCCCTGATGGCGCTCATCGCGCCGGGCGACGCGTTCCTCGCGTGGGGCTGGCGCGTGCCGTTCCTGCTGTCGTTCGTGCTCATCCTCGTCGGCCACTACGTGCGCAAGAAGGTCGAGGAGAGCCCGGTGTTCGTCGAGCTGAGCGAGCGCAAGGAGAAGACCCAGGCGCCGATCGTCCAGCTCTTCCGCAAGCACGCCGTGCTCGTGATCATCGCCGCGCTCGTGTTCGCGGGCAACAACGCCGTGGGCTACATGACCACCGGCGGGTACATCCAGCGCTACGCCACCAATCCCAACGGGCCGGTGGGGCTGGCCACCGCCGACGTGCTCGGTGCCGTCACCCTCTCGGCCGTGTCGTGGCTGGTCTTCACCGCGATCGGCGGGTGGATCGGCGACAAGATCGGCCGCCGCAACACCTACTTCGTCGGCTGGGCCGCCCAGCTCGTCGGGGTGCTGCTGCTGTTCCCGCTCGTCAACACCGGCAGCGTGGGCATGCTGGCCCTGGGCCTCGTCGTGCTCACGGTCGGCCTGGGCCTGACCTACGGGCCCCAGGCGGCGCTGTACGCCGAGCTGTTCCCGGCATCCATCCGCTTCTCGGGGGTGTCGATCTCGTACGCGATCGGCGCGATCCTCGGCGGGGCCTTCGCCCCGACCATCGCTCAGGCGCTCGTCGACGCGACCGGCGGCACGAACGCGGTCACCGTCTACCTCGCCGGCATGACGGTCATCGGCTTCCTCGCCACCCTGCTGCTGCGCGACCGCAGCGGCATCCCGCTCGGCCCCGACCACGAGGCCGAGCAGTCCGTCAGCCCGGTGCGCGGTCTGCAGCGGGCCTGA
- a CDS encoding glycoside hydrolase family 3 protein yields MSDTLSPTAAALTAPDGTRFRDLDHDGIMAVYENPTASIDDRVDDLLSRMTLAEKAGQMFQSVIESGRGGVVVEHDTPDDDIVGAERYNKTATSDLLGEKHMTHFNVLELESVEQAVAWSNALQEAASRTRLGIPVTLSTDPRHAFVRNVGASLPSAFFSKWPEPLGLAALRDVDTVREFADIARAEYASVGIRAALHPTVDLTTEPRWARQIHTFGEDAELASAYVRAYLDGFQGAELGATSVACTTKHFPGGGPQKNGEDAHFPYGREQVYPGDNFDYHLEPFRAAIAAGTAGIMPYYGLPEGLVLDGEPVEEVGFGFNKQILTGLLREKLGYDGVICTDWALVHGYTTPGRELPPKAWGMEHADARTRVKKILDAGADQLGGEKCPEIVVDLVESGEIAEQRIDESVRRLLRVKFALGLFDDPFLDLDHARAVAGAADAVAAGHAAQQRSIIVLTNGDTGRAVLPFRTGLRVYAEGVDRAILAEFAEVADDPRDADIAILRVKAPSEVRQTFYFETFFHQGSLEFSPDEAAHIDALCRAVPTVVDVFLDRPAILTDVVAAAAAVTGSFGSGDRAYLEVLFGQARAEGRLPFELPSSMAAVERSREDVPFDTEAPLFPYGHGLTTPA; encoded by the coding sequence ATGTCCGACACGCTGTCCCCCACCGCCGCGGCGCTCACCGCACCCGACGGCACGCGATTCCGCGATCTCGACCACGACGGCATCATGGCGGTCTACGAGAACCCGACCGCGAGCATCGACGACCGCGTCGACGACCTGCTGTCGCGGATGACGCTGGCCGAGAAGGCCGGCCAGATGTTCCAGTCCGTCATCGAGTCCGGACGCGGCGGAGTCGTCGTCGAGCACGACACCCCCGACGATGACATCGTCGGAGCCGAGCGCTACAACAAGACGGCGACCAGCGACCTGCTCGGCGAGAAGCACATGACCCACTTCAACGTGCTCGAGCTCGAGAGCGTCGAGCAGGCCGTGGCCTGGAGCAACGCCCTGCAGGAGGCAGCGTCGCGCACGAGACTCGGCATCCCCGTCACCCTCTCCACCGATCCGCGGCATGCGTTCGTCCGCAACGTCGGCGCCTCGCTCCCCTCCGCGTTCTTCTCGAAGTGGCCGGAGCCCCTGGGCCTTGCCGCGCTCCGCGACGTCGACACGGTCCGGGAGTTCGCCGACATCGCGCGCGCCGAGTACGCCTCCGTCGGCATCCGCGCCGCACTCCACCCCACCGTCGACCTCACGACCGAGCCGCGCTGGGCGCGGCAGATCCACACGTTCGGAGAGGATGCCGAGCTCGCCTCCGCCTACGTGCGCGCGTACCTCGACGGGTTCCAGGGTGCCGAGCTGGGTGCGACGTCGGTGGCCTGCACCACCAAGCACTTCCCCGGAGGCGGTCCCCAGAAGAACGGCGAGGACGCGCACTTCCCCTACGGGCGGGAGCAGGTCTACCCCGGCGACAACTTCGACTACCACCTCGAGCCCTTCCGTGCCGCGATCGCGGCGGGCACGGCGGGCATCATGCCCTACTACGGCCTCCCCGAGGGGCTCGTCCTCGACGGCGAGCCGGTGGAGGAGGTCGGGTTCGGCTTCAACAAGCAGATCCTCACCGGTCTCCTGCGCGAGAAGCTCGGCTACGACGGGGTCATCTGCACCGACTGGGCCCTCGTGCACGGGTACACCACCCCCGGGCGGGAGCTGCCCCCGAAGGCGTGGGGCATGGAGCACGCCGACGCACGCACCCGCGTGAAGAAGATCCTCGACGCCGGAGCCGATCAGCTCGGCGGCGAGAAGTGCCCCGAGATCGTCGTCGACCTCGTCGAGAGCGGCGAGATCGCCGAGCAGCGCATCGACGAGTCGGTGCGGCGGCTGCTGCGGGTGAAGTTCGCCCTCGGCCTCTTCGACGACCCGTTCCTCGACCTCGACCACGCACGCGCCGTCGCGGGGGCCGCCGACGCGGTCGCGGCCGGTCACGCGGCCCAGCAGCGCAGCATCATCGTCCTGACCAACGGCGACACCGGCCGCGCGGTGCTCCCCTTCCGCACCGGTCTGCGGGTCTACGCCGAGGGCGTGGACCGGGCGATCCTCGCCGAGTTCGCCGAGGTGGCGGACGATCCCCGGGATGCCGACATCGCGATCCTCCGCGTGAAAGCGCCGAGCGAGGTGCGACAGACCTTCTACTTCGAGACGTTCTTCCACCAGGGCTCGCTCGAGTTCTCGCCCGACGAGGCCGCCCACATCGACGCGCTCTGCCGCGCCGTCCCCACCGTCGTCGACGTGTTCCTCGACCGACCGGCCATCCTCACCGACGTCGTCGCCGCGGCGGCGGCGGTGACGGGATCGTTCGGCAGCGGAGACCGGGCGTACCTCGAGGTGCTCTTCGGCCAGGCGCGCGCGGAGGGGCGGCTGCCGTTCGAGCTCCCCTCGTCGATGGCCGCCGTCGAGCGTTCGCGCGAGGACGTGCCCTTCGACACCGAGGCACCGCTGTTCCCCTACGGACACGGCCTCACGACCCCCGCCTGA